One Caenibius sp. WL genomic window, GTCGAGGCTGATCGTGGCGGTGTGCATCGGCCTGGCGTCGATCACATTCCGGGCCAGCGCGTCGATCACCGCTTCGAAATCGCGCTCGTTATACGCCTGGCTGTAGATGATCGAGACTTCCTTGCCGAGCGCGGCGACATGCAGGACCTTGTCTTCGGTGAACAGCACCCCGGCCACGACCACGCGGCCGCGAATGGCCGCCATGTTCACCGCCTGCTGCACCAGCCCCGGCATGCCCACGCATTCGAACACCACGCTGGGGCGGGTGCCGGTCAATTCCATGAACCGCTGGCCCGGATCTTCCTTGCTCGGATCGATCGTGGCGGTGGCGCCCAGCGCCATGCAGCGTTCGCGCCGTTCCACCGCCGGTTCGCTCACCACCACGTGCGCCGCGCCCGCCGCGCGGGCGAACAGGGCGACCGCCGCCCCGATCGGGCCGCCGCCCATGATCAGCACCGCTTCGCCCTTGCGCATGTCGGCGCGGCTGAAGGTGTGATGGCCCACGGCGAGCGGCTCGATCATCGCAGCCTCGACATCGCCCACGCCCGCGGGCACTTTCTGCACCATGTCCGCCCGCGCGGCGACGTATTGGGCATAGGCGCCCGGCGTGTCCAGCGTCGTCCCGGCGAAGCGGCCGTTGGGGCAGAGCTGAGGCAGGTGCGCATCGCACGCTTCGCAATCCTTGCACGGGAACAGCGGCACCGCCGTCACCCGGTCGCCCACTTTCCAGTCCCCGGCCACGCCTTCGCCCAGCGCGGCGACGGTGCCCGCGAATTCATGGCCGAGAATCAGGCCCGGCGCGGCAAAGCCGGGGTGCTGCGTCATATGCAGGTCGGACCCGCAGATGCCTGCGCCGCTGACGGCGATAACGATCTGCCCCGGCTGCGGGCGCGGATCGGCAACGGTTTCGATTGCCAGCGGCTTGCCCGCTTCGTGAAAGACGGCAGCGCGCATGGCTCAATGCTCCAGAAGGTGGCGGGCCTGTTCGGCCACTTGCGGATCGGCCTGTTCCTGGAAAAACCGGATGCGCCCGGCGAGCGATTGCTCGGTCATCTCCGGCTGGCTGGAGACCCAGAATTTGTTGGCGGCGATCTGTTCCATCATCACGCGCGACCCTTCGGCCAAGTCCATGCCATAGGCGGCCATCATGTCGTGCATCGCCTTGCGGTGCCCGGCGGAGGCGGCGGGTTCGCCCTTGCCCGCGCCGGCATCGAAAATGCTGGTCTTGATCATGCCCGGAATGACCGAGGACACATGGATCGGCGCCTGCTTGAGCTGCATTTCGAGGAACAGGCATTCGCTGAACGATTGCACCGCGTGCTTGGTCAGCATGTAGGCGGTCTGCGTGGGCATCATGCCGAACGCGCCGATGGAGGCGAGATTGGCGATCCAGCATTCTTCCCCGGTGGCCAGCATTTTCGGCACGAAAGCGCGCACGCCGTGGATGATCCCGTGGATGTTGATGTTCAGCGTCGCTTCCCAGCGCTCCGCCGGGATTTCCCAGGTATAACCGATGGTTTCGATGCCCGCGTTGTTGATCAGCAGGCGGACGCTGCCATGCCGGGCGAAGACCTCTTCCGCCAGCCGGTCAAGTTCGGCGGGTTGCGACACATCGACGACCATGGCTTCCGCCTTGCCGCCCTTGTCGCGGATGTCCTGCGCCACGGCTTCGGCGGCGGCGGGGTTGATATCGGTCACCACCACATGCATGCCCAGTTCCCCGGCACGCCGGGCAAAGCCCGAGCCGATCCCTGCGCCAGCGCCGGTGATAACGGCCACGCCCCCTGCGAATTTTTCCTCGTGCCCAGTCATCGTTTTCTCTCTGATTCGGTATGGTTTGCCATTCGATTGCCTTGCCCGCGGCGTGCGGGCAAGGCTTATCGGGCAAACCTGTCAGGGAGCCATCCAGTGGCCGCCGTTCACGTCGAGCGAGGCCCCGCTGACCACGGCCGAATAATCGGAAATCATCATCAGCACGGCGCGGGCGCAATCGTCCTGCGGCGGGATTTTGCCGATGGGGATGTCCTTGGTGATGAAGCCGACGACATCTTCGCGCTTCTTGCCCTGCGCCACTTCCGACTGGATGAAGCCTTCGACCGGCGCACCGTGAATCCAGCCCATGCGGCAGGTGTTCACGCGGATGCCATAACGGCCGAGATCGGTGGCCATGTACTTGGACAGCACGTTGACGCCGCCCTTGGCCACGGCATAGCCCATTTCCATGCCGTGTTCGGTGCCATAAGGCTTGACCGAAGCCATCGTCGACACGTTGACCACCGCGCCGCCATCCTTGAGGTAGGGGATGCAGGCCTTGGTCAGGCGCAGCGTGCCGAGGCAGTTGATGTCGAAGATCTTGGCCCAGTCTTCCTCGTCGGCATTTTCGACACCGGTCCAGTCGCCATGGTAGAACGCGCTGTTGACCAGGCCATCGATCCGGCCGGTGTAGGCATCGGCCGCCGCCTTGGCGAGCGCCTTGCACTGTTCCGGATCGCTGATGTCGCACGGCACGGCCACGGCCTGCCCGCCTTCGGCAACGATTTCACCCGCCACCTGATCGAGGAATTCCTTGTTCCGCGCGGCGAGCACGACTTTCGCGCCTTCCTTGGCGGCGATGCGGGCAATCGCCTGGCCCATGCCAGGGCCCACGCCGCTCACCACCACGACTTTGTCTTTCAGCAACATCGGTATATCCTTTCCTTATGGTCTCTGTTTTTTGAGGAAGGCGATCAGGGCATCGGCCAATGCCGGGCCCTGTTCTTCCTGTACGAAATGGCCCGCGCGCGGGATGCGGACATGATCCTGCCCCGCCGCGCCCGCGACGCGGCGCTGGAACACATCCTCCCAGCCTATGGTGGCCGGATCGCTGTCGCTGAACGCGGTGAGGAACGGGCGCTCCCAGCTTTCGAGGAAGCGCCAGGCCGCGCGGTTGGCGTCCAGCCCTTCGGCCCCTTCGGCGATGGGAATGCCGCAGGTGATCTCCAGCACGCCCGCCTTGTAACGGGCATCGGGGAAAGGCGCGTCATAGGCGGCGAGCACGGCATCGGCGGGCCGGGTGACGCAGGGCCCCGCCACGAACTCGCTCACCGGCAGATCGCTCGCCGTGCGGCACAGGTCGATCCACGCGGCAATCGCGTCGCCCGGCCAGCCGGCCACGCCCAGCGGCGGCGGATCGCAATTCTGCAGCAGCGTGTTGGTGGCCAGCACGGCGGCAAAGCGGTTGGGCATGTCCGCCAGCACGCGCAGCCCGATGGGGCCGCCCCAGTCCTGGCAGACCAGCGTGATTTCCTTCAGGTCCAGCGCGGCGACGAATTCGCGCATCCAGCCTACGAAACGGTCGAAGCCATAGGCGCTGCGCGCGGCGGGTTTGTCCGATTTGCCGAAGCCGATCATGTCGGGCGCGATCACGCGATAGCCGGCGTCCGCCACCGGCCCGATCATGTGGCGGTAGAGATAGCTCCACGTCGGGTTGCCGTGCAGCATGAGCACAACGGGCGCATCGCGCGGCCCCTCGTCCACATAATGCATCCGCAAGGGCCCCAGATCCGCATCCGCCACATCGACATGATGCGGGGCGAACGCGTAATCCGGCAGCCCGTCGAAACGGGCGTCCGGCGTACGCAGCAACCCGGGACGGATTTCCATCGCCCGCCTGCCTCAGGCGATGAAGCGGGCGCGGTACTCGGCAAATTCGCGGCGGATAGCCTCCTCGTCGAGGCCGAACCGTTCGAGCGAATATTCATGCGCCGGGCGCTGCTCGCGGCGGTTGCCGGCGAGGAATTCGGTCAGCGCTTCTTCCAGTTGCGCATTGCGTTCGATGCCGATGCGCGAAAGCACGCGTTCGGCCTGCACCAGCGGTTCCTTGGCGACCTGGCGATAATCGATATCGATGAAGCGATCCTCGCCGATCCGCGCGCGCGCCGCCATGAAGCTGCGCATCCATCCGGCCAGCCGCTGGAACCAGAATTCGCCCACTTCCTTGTCGGTGAGATCGGAGCTGAGCTTGTAGAGCGCGGCTTCCATGCTGACGTAGGACGGCACCACGTCCAGCGGATCGCGATGCGTCATGATCAGCAGCGCATCGGGGAAGGCGTTGGCGACCAGTTCCGCATAGGGCAGGTTGGACGGGCTTTTCAGAATCCACTTCTTGCCGCGGCGGCTCGGGTCCTGCCACTGCAGGTATTTGAGGATCGTCTTGAGTTCCTCGTGCCCTTTCGACTGGTCGTAGGTGTCGAGCCAGCGGGTGAAGCTGGGGCAGAAAGTCATCCCTTCGACCATCGTGCTGACGAACATCTGGCCGAGGATGATGATTTCCTCGTCCGGCGCTTCCGGGTCGAGCGGGTGGATCGAATTGAGTTCGGGCGACAGTTCGAGCCAGCCGTCGATCATCGCCTGGGCATAGGCGCGGCGTTCGGCCGGGTTGCCCGGTTCTTCGCCCGGGAAGGGGGCGAAATTCTGCACTTCGTACCAGCGGATCGCGGTCATGCCGGGGGCGGCGGCCAGCAGGCGATGAAAAATCGTGCTGCCGGTGCGCGGCAGGCCGAGGATGACACCGGCGACCTCCACCTTTTCGTCGAGGATTTCGGGGTGCCGCTTGATATCCTCGATCATGCGCAGGCGGCTGGTCAGCCCCTTGACGATGACTTCGGTCTGCCCCGCGAAGCCGATCGGCGTCAGCTTGGCTTCCCGGTTGGCCGAGGCGATGAACTGATCCATCGGTTCAAGGAACCACATGTCTCCGAAATCGCTAAGCCCGGCGCGTTCGCGGGCCTGGGCCAGAAGATTTTCGCGGTCGAAAGCGGGTGTCTGGGTTTCGTCGGCAGTGCTGGCCATGGTCCTCTCACTTCAGCTTGCGGCGAGGTGTAGAGAGGGGCGCACACCGCTGCAATACGCTTTTCCCGGCCGGATCATCGCGAGAAGGACAAAATTCCCTATTCAGGCCATACATCGGGAGTGGGCCCGGCATCGCGATCGGATGGCGCGAACCGCCCCAGCGGCAGAGGGCCCGTAGGCCCCCGGCATCACAGCGGCGGGCCGCCGGTGGATGCGGTCAGCCCGCCATCGACGACGATTTCCGTGCCGGTGATATAACGCGCTTCATCCGAAGCGAGGAACAGCACCGCGTGGGCGATGTCCCATGCATCGCCCATCTGCCCCATCGGCACCTGCGCATGGCGGCGGGCCATCATCGCTTCGTATTCGCCCCCGGCGTAGCGGTCGGCAATCCGTTTCAGCAGCGGGGTGTTCATCAATCCGGGCACCACGCAATTGAGCCGCACCCCGGCCTTGGCATAGGCGACCGCCGTCACTTTGGTGAAATGTATCAGTCCCGCCTTGGCGGCGGCATAGCCGACCTGATCCTTGCCGATCCAGCGCATCCCCGCCACGGACGAGACGTTGACGATGGCGCCGCCGCCCTGCGCTTCCATCACCGGCAGGGCATTGCGGGTGGTGAGGAAGGCGCTGGTCAGATTGAGATCGAGCTGCTGTTCCCACACCTCCGGTTCCATGGTGGCCGGAGTGCCGGGTTCGGATTGGCCGACATTGTTGACGAGAATATCGAGCCTGCCGAACCGCGCCACGCAATCGGCAACCGTCTGCGCGACCGCCTGCTTGTCCGTGACATCGCAGGCGGCGACATGCAACGCGTTGCCTTCTTCCGCGATCACCGCCCGGGTCGCTTCGGCCGCGGCCAGATCGCGGTCGACCCCCATCACGGTTGCCCCCTGCCGGGCGAGCAAAGTGGTGATCGCCTTGCCGTTGCCCCATCCCGGCGCGCTCGATCCGCAGCCGGTGACCAGGGCGATTTTCCCGTCCAGTCTTAACATTGCGCTCTCTATCCTCTCTTGTAGATGTGGGTTCGGGCCGGGCCGGGAACGGCTGCCTCTGCCGCGAAGGAACTAGCCACGATGCCGCACCCCCGCATAGCTTTGATCAGTGCGCTGGCCCAATCGCCGGGCCCCGCGATGGCGGCGATGGACGAGGAGTGGCCGCAGGCGCGCTACCACAACCTAATCGACGATTCGCTCGCCGGCGATCTGGCCGCGCTGGGGGCGATCACGCCGGATATCGTGGTGCGGTTCCTGGCGCTGGGCCGCTATGCCGCGGCCGCATCGGATGGCACGGCGCGCCTGGCGGGCGTGATGTTCACCTGTTCGGCGTTCCGCCCGGCAATCGATCGGGTGAAGGCCGATCTGCCGATCCCGGTGATCTCGCCCAACGAAGGGGCCTTTGAGGAAGCGCTGGATATCTGCGCGGCGCGCGCGGGCGGCGGTGCGGGGCGGCTGGCCATCCTGCTCAGCTTTGCCGGATCGCTGGCGCCGCTGACCGATGAAATCGCCGCCATCGCGGCGCAGCGGGGGCAGCCGGTGCCGGATATCGCCGGGGTGGTGGCCGATGGCGCCCTGTCCGCGTTGCAGGCAGGCGATGGGGCCGCGCATGATAGGCTGATTGCCGAAGCGGCGGCCACGATTCCCCCGGTCGATGCGGTGATAATCGGGCAGTTTTCGATGGCCCGCGCCGCGCCGCTGGTGGCACGAAGCCGGGCCGAGCCGGTGTTGACCACCCCGCATGCCGCCGTGCGCAAGCTGCGCCGGCTGGTGGAACGGCAGGCGGCATAAGCGCGGCATGGGACCCCTGTCGGAAAGTTGAAAAACTGTACCCAAGTACACTTGTAGAGTTTTTGCCGAGCAGATACCACTCGCGATAAATGCATGGGCCCACTGAAGAGGGGCCGGAGAGGGGTGGGGCTGAGATGAAATCGAAATTCGCGTTTCTTGCTGCGCTGTCGGCGTGTCTGCCGGTGGCCGGATCGCCTGCGATTGCGGCCATGCCGCCTGCAATGCCCAGCGCGGCCGAGATCATCAGCCAGCGGGATGAAGCGCTGGCCTATGCCGCCGGATTGCAGGGCTATATCTACGGCTATCCCGCGCTCGATTACATGCGCATCATGCGCGAACAGACCACGCCGGGGCTCGATCCCAAAGGTGTCTATGCCCCGGTTAACGCCGTCTATTTCCAGAACGCGCTGGTCGAACCTGGCAGCCTCTATGCCGGGCGAGGGCCGAACACGGACACGATCTATTTCACCGGCTGGCTGGACCTGTCGCAAGGGCCGGTCACGGTCGATGCGCCCGATACGCATGACCGGTATTACGCGCTCACATTCGCCGATTTCTATTCCGAAGTGCAGCACACCGGGCGGCGCACCACCGGCACCGGGGCGCAGCGGCTGATAGTCGTGGGGCCGGACTGGAAAGGCGATGTTCCGGCCGGGGTGCAGCTTATCCGCATGCGTACGCATCAGGCCTACATTCTCGGCCGCGTGCTGGTGCAAGGGCCGAAGGATTTCCCCGCCGCGAGCAAGCTGATGCGCCAGTTCAAGCTCGGCAGTGCGACACCGGCGGCTTCGGCCCGGCGCGATTATCCGGTGGCGGCGGATCTCACCTCGCTATCCGCCTTCCGCTTCATCAACGCCTTCCTGCGCACCAACCCGCGCCTGCCGGGGGAAGAGGCGCTGATGGCGCAGTTCGACAGGGTGGGGTTCGGGCCCAATGTCAGCTTTGACGAGGCAAAGCTTTCGCCCGGCACCCGGCAGGGGCTCGAACGCGCGGTGGCCGATGGCAACGCCATTCTGCAACGCGCCCCGCGCGCGACGCCGCAGTTCAAGGGATGGAGCCCGATGGGTTCGGGGCAGGGGCCTTATGGCCACGATTATCTGTCCCGCGCGATTACCGAAGCGCACGGCATCCTGGCCAATATCGCGGCGGAATCGGTCTATCCTTCGGCGCTGACCGATGGGGAAGGCAACCAGCTTGTCGGCACCAGGCGCTACCGCATCGTGTTCCCGGCGGGGCAGATGCCGCCGAACAATGCGTTCTGGGCGATCAATGCCTATGACCTGCGCACGGTCGACCTGATTCCGAACCCGAACAAGCGTTACGGCATCAGTGAACGGATGCCCGATCTCAGGAAGCGGGCCGACGGGGCGCTGGAATTGCGCGTCCAGCGCGATCGCCCTACGGAAAAGGATGTCAACTGGTTGCCGGTGAACGATGGCCCGTTCTTCCTCACTTTCCGCATCTATCAGCCGGGTGAAGCGGTGCTGAAAGGCCAGTACACGCTCCCCGCAATCGAGCCGCTTCCGTAAAGGAAGAGAGGCACGCCGCGTTCTGGTCAGGTGGATGAGGGTACCGGCCAGAATGCGGCGCTGCTGGCGAAGCAGTGGCGGGCGAAATCGGGCAGCGGTTTGCCCCGCCATTCGGCATTGAGCACTTCGATGCTGACCATGCCGGCATAGCCCGTGCCTGCGATCAGCGAGAGAAAGCGCGGCACGTCGAACACGCCTTCACCGGGGAAGGTGCGCCGGTCCATCATTTCGACAAAAGGATCGCCGCCCACCGGGGGCAGGGCATCGTCCAGTTCGATATAGGCAATGGCATCGGCCGGGGCCGCGGCGAGATCGTCCCAGCTATCCGGGCCATGCGTGTGGTGCCAGATATCGATCATCGCCCCGGCGCGGTCCGTGCCGACATGGCGGGCCAGCGCCACCGTTTCGGCCAGGGAATTGAGGCCGGTGGTCGGCATGTATTCGATAGCCAGCTTGAGCCCGCGCCCGGCCAGTGCCTCGCAAGCCTGTTCCAGCGCGGCCTGCCGGGTGGCGGGATCGGGGCCGTCCATATTGATCTGGAGAAACCGTGCGCCCAGCGCATCCGCCACGTCGGCGGCGCGCGTCAGCGTGGCCAGCGCCTGCGGATTGCCGTCGAGCATGCCCGCCGCAGCAATCACGCCGCAGCCGACGCCCGCATCGCGCATGTGGCGGGCAAGGGCCGCCGGATCGCCGCCCTGTTCGATCCACGGGCCGAGCGTGAAGAAATCCGGCCCGTAGAACGCGAACCCGGCCGCCGCCGCCGCGTCGATCCAGCCGCGCAGGTCTTCCTTCTGACCGGTGAAGACCGAACCGTTGAAGCCGTTGAGGCAGAAGGGCGGGGCGGTGCCGGGGGCTGCCGTCATAGCGAGGCGACCGCTTCCGCAGCGCCGCGCACGGCGCCTTCGATATAGGTGACGCCGGTGCCGTCCCCCACTTCGAGCACGTTGAGACCCGCCGCACGCAGGCTGTTCGCCAGCGTCGAATCCCCGTGCGCGCCCATGGCGACGATGATGTGATCGGCGGGGACCTGCCGGGTCTGCCCTTCGCGGTCGGTGAAAGTGACGCCCTGTTTGGTGAAAGCGATATCGCGCGAGCCCGGATACATCCCCACGCCGTGTTCCTTCAGTTCGGCCAGAATGCGCATGCGGCGCACCAGCAGCAAACCGCCGCCGAACTTTTCCGCTTCGCCGATCACCGTCACTTCGCGCCCGCGTTCCTGGAGGAATTCGGCCAGTTCGATGCCCACCAGCTCGCCGCCGATAATGGCGATCTTCTGGCCCAGCGGCATCCACGCATGGGTGGCCTTGCGCACCACATCGAGATTGGCGGTGACGCCGGTTGCCGCGCCCAGTTTGGTGGCGAGCCGGGTGGTCCAGCTCGTCTTGCGTTTCAGGGCTTCGGAATCCTGCCCCAGCATCAGCGCGCGCATATCATCGCCCGACAGCACGTGATCCATATCGCTGCCCGGAATCGGCGGCATGTCGCGCACCGCGCCGGTGGCGACGATCACCGCATCGGGGTGAAGCGACTGGACCAGTTCCACCGTCGCTTCGGTGTTCAGCCGCACGTCGACACCGGCACCTTCGACTTCCCGCCGCAGCCAGTTGAGCAGCCGTTCGTTGGGCTCGTAAGCCAGCCCGGCGAATTGCAGCGTGCCGCCGAGGCGGGCCGATTTTTCGATCAGCACCACGTCCTTGCCCGCATGGGCCAGACGGCGCGCCGATTCCATCCCGCCGGGGCCGCCGCCCACAACGACGATCCGCTGCACATCGGCGGAAGGCTGCCAGTTCTGCCCTTCCAATGCGGTTTCCGGCCGCACGGCGCAGCGCACCGGTTCGCGGACATAGGCGGTGCTGACGCAGGTGTAACAATAGATGCACGGGCGGATATCGGCCTCGCGCCCCGCAGCGGCCTTGCGCGGCAGATCGGGATCGGCCAGCAGTTTGCGGCCCATGGCGACGAAATCCATCTTGCCATCGCGCAGCGCGCTTTCCGCCATGTCCAGTTCCAACCGGCCCGAACCGATGATCGGGATCGACACCGCGTTCCTGATCCGCTCGGCGAATTCGAGATGCATCCCCGGTTCGTGCGGAATGTTGGAACCGGAATGGAGCTTGCCCTGCCCGACATCGTGATAGGCGGTGACAGTGATCGCATCGGCCCCTGCCGCTTCGACCCAGGGGGCGACCTTTTCCGCGTCTTCGATCGTGATGCCCACGGCCTTGCCGATTTCGCGGGAATCGAGCTTCACCCACACAGGGAAATCGGGCCCCACGGCCTCGCGCACGGCGCGCACGACTTCGAGCAGCAGGCGGGCGCGGTTTTCGAGGCTGCCGCCGTATTCGTCAGTGCGCGTGTTGGTGGACGGGGACATGAACGAGGACAGCAGATAGCCATGCCCGCCATGAATTTCCGCGCCGTCCATGCCCGCCTTCTTGGCGCGCACGGCGGCCTCGGCGTACTGGCGGATGGCGAGAGTGATATCCTCCTTCTCCAGCGGCTTGACCGTGGGCACCACGCCGCCTGCAAAAGCGGCCATTTCCTCGGGCAGGAAGTAATCGGGAAAATCGCCCTTGAACGCGGGCGGGATGGCCGGGGCCCACAGCGGATGGCCGTACTGTCCCGAATATCCGGCGACGAGGCCGCCGTGGTGAAGCTGGGCGGCAATCCGCCCGCCCGCCGCATGGACCGCTTCGGCAAGGCGGGTCAGGCCGGGCAGGAACCTGTCGTCGGAAATCGCCGTCTGGTTGGGCTGGACCTGTCCCACCGGCCAGGCGACGCCCGTCACCCCCATGATAATCATCCCCGCGCCGCCTTTGGCGTGGGCGACATGGTAATCGATCAGCCGGTCGCTGACCGTGCCATCTTCATTGGCGAGGCTGACGCCCATGGCGGTGACCATGATGCGGTTGGGCAGTTCCAGCGTGCCGATACGCTTGGGGCTGGTGAGCGTGGGGAAATTGCTGCTCATGGGGTGGGATTCCTCTCCAAAGGGCCGGTGTTCCGGCTGGGTAGTGGTGGGCAGGTCAGGCCGGTTCGATATCGGCTGGCCCCCAGAACGCGCGCAGGCTGGTGATCCGCCCGGCTTCGTCGAACGTGCAGGCATCGGCCGAACGGATGCGCATGCGCGTGCCGCCGGGCGGGGTGAACGTGACTTCGAACACCAGCAGGGCCTCGTCGCCGTGCGATCCGCGGATCGGGGCCACGGGTTCGATCCGCGTGCCGAAAGCGACGGTATCGGCAAACCAGGCGGGAATGTCCGCGCCGGTCTTGAGCGGCGAACCGATCGGGTCTTCGATTACCGCACCGGGGGCGAACAGCGCGGCCACGCCCGCGGCATCGCCCGCATTGATGCGGTCGACATAGGCTTGCAGCGTGGCCTTCATCTGCGCCTGCCGCGCCAGTGCGGCGGCGCTTTCGCCAGGGTTCATGCCCGCCGGTTCCGGCGCGGTTGCGGTCATTGCGATTGCTCTCCCGCTCGTTTGTGGATTTGCGTAACGACCCATCGCGACCTATTACGCGTTCCAGCCCGAGGCTTTTCGATTCACGAAGGAATCTGTAGCTGACAAGACGGGGCGCATGCAATCGGAGAGAGAACGATGACCGACCGGACCCTGCTCGACCAGATGGCTATCAGGGATCTGGTGATGCGCTATTGCCGGGGGTGTGACCGGCGCGATTTCACGTTGGTCCGCGCGCTCTATCACGACGATGCGATCGACGATCACGGATCGATGTTCAAAGGCAATCCCGATGATTTCGTCGCCTGGCTGCCGCGGGCGATGGCGCCATGGGAACTGACGATCCACAGCATTTCCAACAGCCTGATCGTGGTCGATGGCGATTATGCGGAAGGCGAACATCACGCCCGCGCCTATCACCGCACGCACCCGCCGGAGCGGAAGGAGTATATCGTCTATGGCCGCTATCTCGACAAATACGCGCGGCGTGACGGGGCGTGGAAATTCCTCCACCGCTCGCTGGTCTTCGATCACGGCGTGATCCGCGATGTCGATGAAACATCCTTCGCGCAGCTCAGCGGGGATGCGGCGATGGGGCGGGCGGATCGCGGCGATCCTTCGTGGTCGCTGCCGCTGCTGGCCGGATTGGGAGAGAAGTGATGCGCGGGATCGTCTGGGACGGGCAAAATCTGGTTGTCACCGATGCGCTGGAAGTGCGTGCGCCGCGCGAAGGCGAAGTGAAAGTGCGCGTGCTGCGCACCGGCCTGTGCCACAGCGACATGAACATGATGGAAATCCCCGGCGTTCAGGTCCCTATCGTGCTGGGCCACGAAGGGGCGGGCGTGGTGGCCGAAGTGGGCCCCGGCGTCACCGAATGGGCGGTGGGCGACGCGGTGATGATCGGCACGCAGACGCCATGCGGGGAATGCCGCGAATGCCAGCGCGGCACGCCCGCCAATTGCGATATCAACTGGGGCTATGTCTCCGACAATCCGTTCACGTGGGACGGCAAGCCCACGGGCAAATTCGCCAATGTCTCCTCGTTCGCCGGGGAAACGGTGGTCAAGGCCAGCCAGCTTTACGCCACCGGCGATCTGCCGCCCGAACAGGCCGCGCTGATCGGCTGCGCGGTTTCCACCGGCTATTGCGCGTCCTGCGTGCTGGGCGAAGTGCGCGAAGGCGATCGGGTGATGGTGATCGGCGTCGGCGGAATCGGCGTCAACGCGATCCAGGGGGCCAAGCTGGCCGGCGCCACGGTGCTCGCCGTCGATATGAACCCGGACAAGGAAGCGGTCGCCCGTTCCTTCGGCGCGGACGCCTTCCTCCTGTCGCAGCGGGGCGAAAGTGCGCGGGATCTAGCCAGGCGGATGCGCGAAGCGTTCGATCCCATCGATGTGGTGGTCGAATGCTGCGGTGCGCCCTCGGCGATCGAGGCGTCGCTGCTGGGGGTCAAGCGCGGGGGCCGGGTGGTGCTGATCGGCATGGCCGCGTTCGGTTCGACCGCCGCTCTCCCGCTCGACAAGGTGGTGTCGGGCTGCGAAATCGTGGCGATGATGGCCGGCGGCACGCGACCCGAACGGGACTATCCCGAACTGATCCGCCTGGCGCAGCAGGGCAAACTGGAAATCGCCTCGCAGGTCACCCGCGTCTGGCCGCTGGCCGAAGTGGAAGATGCGATGGAAGCGTTGCGCACCGGCCAGGTCACCCGCGCGGTGCTCGATCATACGATCTGACAGGGAAGGGAGCGTGGGGTTTGATTACCCCAGCCGCTCGCGCAGCGCCTGTTCCAGAAACGCGATCAGCTTGCGCAGCGAAGGGCCCGGCGGCGATTTCGTGCGGTGGAGCAGCCACAGCGGATAATCGTGGCGCGGATCGGGTTCGGCCAGCCGTTGCAGAGCGGGTTCGGCATCGGCGGCGAAGCACCATAGCGATGCCTCCCCCATTCCGGCGAGCACCGCCTGTTTGAGCTGCTGCCATGAATTGAAACGCGGCACGCCCGCTTCCTCCGCCGTTTCGCCCGAAGGATTGGCCACCGTCCATTGGCCGGGCACCGCCGTCTGGATTTCGTGCCCCCAGCCGAGCACGCGATTGTCGCCTCCGTCGCGCCGGGCATAGGGCGCTTGGGAAAGCGTGGCCACCTGCACCCCCGTCAGCCGCACGGGCGGGACGCGGACC contains:
- a CDS encoding SDR family NAD(P)-dependent oxidoreductase, translating into MLRLDGKIALVTGCGSSAPGWGNGKAITTLLARQGATVMGVDRDLAAAEATRAVIAEEGNALHVAACDVTDKQAVAQTVADCVARFGRLDILVNNVGQSEPGTPATMEPEVWEQQLDLNLTSAFLTTRNALPVMEAQGGGAIVNVSSVAGMRWIGKDQVGYAAAKAGLIHFTKVTAVAYAKAGVRLNCVVPGLMNTPLLKRIADRYAGGEYEAMMARRHAQVPMGQMGDAWDIAHAVLFLASDEARYITGTEIVVDGGLTASTGGPPL
- a CDS encoding haloalkane dehalogenase, which encodes MEIRPGLLRTPDARFDGLPDYAFAPHHVDVADADLGPLRMHYVDEGPRDAPVVLMLHGNPTWSYLYRHMIGPVADAGYRVIAPDMIGFGKSDKPAARSAYGFDRFVGWMREFVAALDLKEITLVCQDWGGPIGLRVLADMPNRFAAVLATNTLLQNCDPPPLGVAGWPGDAIAAWIDLCRTASDLPVSEFVAGPCVTRPADAVLAAYDAPFPDARYKAGVLEITCGIPIAEGAEGLDANRAAWRFLESWERPFLTAFSDSDPATIGWEDVFQRRVAGAAGQDHVRIPRAGHFVQEEQGPALADALIAFLKKQRP
- a CDS encoding SDR family NAD(P)-dependent oxidoreductase, which encodes MTGHEEKFAGGVAVITGAGAGIGSGFARRAGELGMHVVVTDINPAAAEAVAQDIRDKGGKAEAMVVDVSQPAELDRLAEEVFARHGSVRLLINNAGIETIGYTWEIPAERWEATLNINIHGIIHGVRAFVPKMLATGEECWIANLASIGAFGMMPTQTAYMLTKHAVQSFSECLFLEMQLKQAPIHVSSVIPGMIKTSIFDAGAGKGEPAASAGHRKAMHDMMAAYGMDLAEGSRVMMEQIAANKFWVSSQPEMTEQSLAGRIRFFQEQADPQVAEQARHLLEH
- a CDS encoding sulfotransferase, with protein sequence MASTADETQTPAFDRENLLAQARERAGLSDFGDMWFLEPMDQFIASANREAKLTPIGFAGQTEVIVKGLTSRLRMIEDIKRHPEILDEKVEVAGVILGLPRTGSTIFHRLLAAAPGMTAIRWYEVQNFAPFPGEEPGNPAERRAYAQAMIDGWLELSPELNSIHPLDPEAPDEEIIILGQMFVSTMVEGMTFCPSFTRWLDTYDQSKGHEELKTILKYLQWQDPSRRGKKWILKSPSNLPYAELVANAFPDALLIMTHRDPLDVVPSYVSMEAALYKLSSDLTDKEVGEFWFQRLAGWMRSFMAARARIGEDRFIDIDYRQVAKEPLVQAERVLSRIGIERNAQLEEALTEFLAGNRREQRPAHEYSLERFGLDEEAIRREFAEYRARFIA
- a CDS encoding SDR family oxidoreductase gives rise to the protein MLLKDKVVVVSGVGPGMGQAIARIAAKEGAKVVLAARNKEFLDQVAGEIVAEGGQAVAVPCDISDPEQCKALAKAAADAYTGRIDGLVNSAFYHGDWTGVENADEEDWAKIFDINCLGTLRLTKACIPYLKDGGAVVNVSTMASVKPYGTEHGMEMGYAVAKGGVNVLSKYMATDLGRYGIRVNTCRMGWIHGAPVEGFIQSEVAQGKKREDVVGFITKDIPIGKIPPQDDCARAVLMMISDYSAVVSGASLDVNGGHWMAP
- a CDS encoding alcohol dehydrogenase catalytic domain-containing protein; translation: MRAAVFHEAGKPLAIETVADPRPQPGQIVIAVSGAGICGSDLHMTQHPGFAAPGLILGHEFAGTVAALGEGVAGDWKVGDRVTAVPLFPCKDCEACDAHLPQLCPNGRFAGTTLDTPGAYAQYVAARADMVQKVPAGVGDVEAAMIEPLAVGHHTFSRADMRKGEAVLIMGGGPIGAAVALFARAAGAAHVVVSEPAVERRERCMALGATATIDPSKEDPGQRFMELTGTRPSVVFECVGMPGLVQQAVNMAAIRGRVVVAGVLFTEDKVLHVAALGKEVSIIYSQAYNERDFEAVIDALARNVIDARPMHTATISLDEVPVVFESLRNNPAQCKVLIDPSL